In [Leptolyngbya] sp. PCC 7376, a genomic segment contains:
- a CDS encoding DUF4347 domain-containing protein encodes MTIQDSKQPLLLLFITGLVLGLPQQVLSQSITSAPDGTGTIINYNGDTYQIDGGTRAGLNLFHSFQDFGLEPSEVANFLSDDSIDNILGRVTGGDPSIVQGLLQVSGGNSNLFLTNPAGWIFTDDAGVDVSGSFGVTTANRIGFSNGFFNSAGDNDYAALSGNPTSLIFDSTQPGAIFNGANLEIDNGSLWMVGGSVISTGSLTAPNGTITLAAVPGESQVQLSHDSMVLSLLLDAVPSDTLPTDAANGIRPVDLPSYLNSTDSLGNASELEVDADGNLWLVGSQMRIEEGDVIIGDRLTAEAVNLLAAEQVLPTESGLVTGDITVVRYPKVGNDLTYNFIDSLIEDPESFLYGGEQGSISTIVTTDQNGIEVITEKLGAIATDNGELDGLRIVGEGNEADFWLGNAWVSEETIDNYSSQLASWSGALAEGADLLLYSCLTASDLRGENFVNTFADLTGMDVAASTNLTGSAALGGDWNLEYQTGSIETGIGFETSVIENFTDTLVVFTATDATSLIAAINTANGNAVTDTINLANDITLTAIDNATNGDNGLPSVTATERLTINGMGNTISRDAGAPGFRLLHVSLGGDLEVNETTLSGGLANSGGFFGPGNNGGAVFNLGTLSVNDSIVSGNEADADGGGIYSFGSITGGALATITSSTISGNTAGSTGGGISNSAFTGGPTNTPNAAVMTIENSTIINNSANTGGGISNFGQNADNSAVMRVNNSTISGNTASFAGGGLYNRGQSSSQGATLIITNSTVVQNETTLIGGQSGGVHNTGVFGGPNTGRLIVGNSVIAQNTATQTPDVGHDVPFVSSPVVDEGHNFIGIDEQGLFTVSTLIGSITTPLDPDLLPLGDYGGLTQTFAFGSNSPLLNAGSDALATAAGLTKDQRGANRFNGTVDIGAFESQGYSLIPTTGDAQSTDVETAFGTALAVQLVENFVNTPLPIADIDVTFTANTGASGASGTPTISNVVTDNTGLATSTSVITANAEAGDFTVTASSSDIEDGFFTLTNIALPPEPEPEPEPEPEPIISETQREAIQNLFDSNESTTTGLAEQSLEESASQVIPTTQLLDTASGAEAGSDETTDNEEECSVDGSGEGC; translated from the coding sequence ATGACGATTCAAGATTCGAAGCAGCCACTTTTACTACTCTTCATCACAGGGTTAGTGCTCGGGCTGCCGCAACAGGTTCTTAGCCAATCCATCACCTCGGCTCCTGATGGCACAGGAACAATTATTAATTACAACGGTGATACCTATCAGATTGATGGCGGAACAAGAGCTGGCCTCAATCTTTTTCATAGCTTCCAAGACTTTGGTCTCGAACCCAGCGAGGTTGCTAACTTTTTAAGTGATGATTCCATCGATAATATTCTCGGTCGGGTTACTGGCGGCGATCCGAGTATTGTCCAAGGTCTGCTGCAAGTATCCGGTGGCAACTCCAATCTATTTTTGACGAATCCTGCGGGATGGATTTTTACCGATGACGCAGGTGTAGATGTCTCAGGCAGTTTTGGTGTAACCACAGCCAACAGAATTGGTTTCAGTAATGGCTTTTTCAATAGCGCTGGTGATAATGATTACGCTGCTTTGAGTGGAAACCCAACCAGTCTGATTTTTGATAGCACTCAACCCGGCGCTATTTTTAACGGGGCTAATTTAGAGATCGACAATGGTAGTCTTTGGATGGTCGGTGGCTCTGTCATCAGTACCGGAAGTCTTACTGCTCCCAATGGCACCATTACCCTTGCTGCCGTGCCAGGGGAAAGTCAGGTTCAACTCAGCCATGACAGTATGGTTTTAAGCCTACTCCTTGATGCCGTTCCCTCTGATACGCTGCCAACAGATGCAGCTAATGGTATCCGTCCGGTGGATTTGCCAAGTTATCTCAATAGCACTGATAGTTTGGGTAATGCGTCAGAGCTTGAAGTAGATGCGGATGGTAATTTGTGGCTCGTTGGCTCCCAAATGCGTATCGAAGAGGGTGATGTCATTATTGGCGATCGCCTCACCGCAGAAGCTGTCAATTTATTAGCCGCAGAACAAGTTCTACCCACTGAATCTGGCTTAGTGACGGGGGACATTACCGTGGTGCGCTATCCCAAGGTGGGAAATGACTTAACCTACAACTTTATTGATAGCCTCATCGAAGATCCCGAAAGTTTCTTGTATGGCGGTGAACAGGGCAGTATTTCCACCATCGTCACCACCGACCAAAATGGTATCGAAGTCATCACAGAAAAATTAGGGGCAATCGCCACAGATAACGGTGAACTAGACGGCTTACGCATCGTCGGCGAAGGTAATGAAGCAGACTTCTGGCTCGGTAATGCTTGGGTCTCAGAAGAAACAATCGATAACTATTCATCCCAGCTTGCGAGTTGGTCTGGCGCTTTAGCAGAAGGAGCAGATTTATTACTCTACAGTTGTCTAACAGCATCGGATTTACGCGGTGAAAATTTTGTTAATACCTTTGCCGACCTAACAGGCATGGATGTTGCTGCATCGACTAATCTGACTGGTAGCGCAGCCCTTGGTGGTGACTGGAATTTAGAATACCAAACAGGTTCAATCGAAACAGGGATTGGCTTTGAAACATCAGTCATAGAGAACTTTACTGACACATTAGTTGTCTTTACAGCCACAGATGCCACCAGTTTGATTGCAGCAATTAATACAGCCAATGGCAATGCAGTTACAGACACAATTAACCTGGCAAACGATATTACCCTAACCGCCATTGATAATGCGACTAATGGTGACAATGGCTTACCCTCAGTTACGGCAACAGAGAGGTTAACGATTAACGGCATGGGGAACACGATCTCACGGGATGCGGGTGCGCCTGGCTTCCGGCTGTTGCATGTTTCCCTAGGGGGCGATTTGGAGGTAAACGAGACCACCCTGTCGGGCGGACTAGCCAACTCTGGCGGCTTCTTTGGACCGGGGAACAATGGTGGGGCCGTCTTCAACCTGGGAACCTTGAGCGTGAATGATAGCATCGTTTCTGGTAACGAGGCCGACGCCGATGGTGGGGGGATTTACAGCTTTGGTAGTATTACCGGTGGTGCGCTTGCCACCATCACTAGTAGCACGATTTCTGGCAATACGGCAGGAAGCACTGGCGGCGGCATTTCTAACTCTGCCTTTACTGGTGGTCCTACCAACACTCCGAATGCTGCAGTAATGACGATTGAGAACAGCACTATTATTAACAATTCGGCAAATACCGGGGGCGGTATTTCTAACTTTGGTCAAAATGCGGACAATAGTGCGGTGATGAGGGTGAACAACAGCACCATTTCCGGTAATACAGCTAGTTTCGCGGGTGGTGGCCTTTACAATCGGGGACAATCTTCTAGTCAGGGAGCAACTCTCATCATCACCAATAGCACGGTTGTCCAAAATGAAACCACACTTATCGGTGGCCAATCGGGTGGCGTTCACAATACTGGCGTGTTTGGGGGGCCTAATACAGGGCGATTGATTGTAGGCAACAGCGTCATCGCTCAAAATACCGCGACCCAAACCCCAGATGTAGGACACGACGTACCTTTTGTTAGCTCCCCAGTTGTCGATGAAGGTCATAACTTCATTGGTATAGATGAGCAAGGATTATTTACTGTCAGTACCCTCATCGGCAGCATCACTACTCCCTTGGATCCAGACCTGCTCCCTCTTGGTGATTATGGTGGTCTGACCCAAACCTTTGCTTTTGGCTCTAATAGTCCCCTCCTAAATGCAGGTAGTGATGCTTTGGCAACTGCTGCAGGCCTGACTAAAGATCAGCGAGGAGCAAATCGTTTTAATGGCACAGTGGATATTGGTGCGTTCGAATCCCAAGGCTATAGCTTAATACCAACGACTGGTGATGCTCAAAGTACTGATGTAGAAACAGCTTTCGGCACAGCATTAGCGGTTCAACTGGTAGAGAACTTCGTTAATACGCCATTACCTATTGCAGATATTGACGTGACCTTTACTGCCAATACAGGGGCAAGTGGTGCGAGTGGCACTCCAACGATTAGTAATGTCGTTACAGACAACACAGGTTTAGCGACATCAACTAGTGTTATCACGGCCAATGCAGAAGCTGGGGACTTCACAGTAACGGCCAGTAGCTCCGATATAGAAGATGGCTTCTTTACATTGACAAATATCGCTCTCCCACCAGAGCCTGAACCTGAACCAGAGCCGGAACCAGAACCCATAATTTCTGAGACCCAAAGAGAAGCTATCCAAAATTTGTTTGATTCAAATGAGTCGACAACAACCGGATTGGCAGAACAGTCCCTTGAGGAAAGTGCCTCCCAAGTTATCCCAACCACCCAGCTCTTGGATACCGCGAGCGGAGCGGAAGCAGGAAGTGATGAAACAACAGATAACGAGGAAGAGTGTTCTGTAGATGGCTCAGGAGAAGGTTGTTAA
- a CDS encoding IS1 family transposase (programmed frameshift), which translates to MECPECQSTHIRKNGKKKGKQNHICVDCGRQFIDHYSQLGYSNAFKRECLKMYVNGMGFRAIERVKGVHHTTVITWVKQVGALLPDAYEPEEMPQVGELDELQTFVGAKKNKVWLWTAVDHFQPGILAWTIGDRSAETFKPLWAIVSLWRCFFYVTDGWKVYPIFVPDGDQIVSKTYMTRVEGENTRLRHYLARLHRKTLCYSKSVEMLEHSIRLLIHYLKFWDVPIPRPS; encoded by the exons ATGGAATGTCCAGAATGCCAATCTACTCATATCCGTAAGAATGGAAAGAAAAAAGGCAAACAGAATCACATCTGTGTAGATTGCGGTCGTCAGTTTATCGACCACTATAGTCAGCTCGGCTACTCAAATGCCTTCAAACGTGAATGCCTCAAAATGTATGTCAACGGTATGGGCTTTCGAGCCATTGAACGGGTGAAAGGAGTGCACCACACTACCGTCATCACTTGGGTCAAACAAGTCGGTGCATTGCTGCCTGATGCTTATGAACCGGAAGAGATGCCTCAGGTCGGGGAACTCGATGAACTTCAAACATTCGTCGGTGCTA AAAAAAACAAGGTCTGGCTCTGGACAGCAGTAGACCACTTTCAACCAGGTATTCTTGCTTGGACTATTGGTGACAGAAGTGCAGAGACATTCAAGCCACTATGGGCAATCGTTAGTCTCTGGAGATGCTTCTTTTACGTCACAGATGGCTGGAAAGTTTATCCCATCTTTGTACCCGATGGGGACCAGATTGTCAGTAAGACCTATATGACTCGAGTCGAAGGAGAGAACACTCGATTGCGGCATTATCTCGCTCGACTCCATCGAAAGACCTTATGTTATTCAAAGTCTGTGGAAATGTTAGAGCATTCGATTCGATTGCTGATTCACTATCTCAAGTTCTGGGATGTTCCTATCCCTCGACCCTCATAG
- a CDS encoding DUF4347 domain-containing protein: MTIQDSKQPLVLFLLTGLVLGLPQQVLSQSITSAPDGTGTVINHNGDTYQINGGTRAGLNLFHSFQDFGLEPSEVANFLSDDSIDNILGRVTGGDPSIVQGLLQVSGGNSNLFLTNPAGWIFTDDAGVDVSGSFGVTTANRIGFSNGFFNSAGDNDYAALSGNPTSLIFDSTQPGAIFNGANLEIDNGSLWMVGGSVISTGSLTAPNGTITLAAVPGESQVQLSHDSMVLSLLLDAVPSDTLPTDAANGIRPVDLPSYLNSTDSLGNASELEVDADGNLWLVGSQMRIEEGDVIIDDRLTAQTINLLAAEQVLSTEPNLVTGDVTVVRYSGASDPLTFTAIDTTVEDYQTFLFGGDRGTISFTVNPDENGITKIGDRLSNLEGTGTQADAIQIISEGDVGNFWLGNTFISEDTIEQYEAEFAGWQPHLTTTADLLIYACLTAFGEVGDRLLQYLADTTGTDVAASTDLTGSTALGGDWILEKSVGAIGTSPQFTTGTLANYLGKLAIFTVTDGADTGAGSLRQAISDANGAAGADEIRFSNVPLVDLTSGELTITDELTLTGGNSNVTVQRNAGAGDFRIFNVTGGVTTTFDNLTITNGETTGNGGGINSNGEVNLTNTTVSGNTSSDRGGGLYNTTHAVNIIDSTISGNTSSDNGGGIYNRSGNITVTDSVISGNSSNRYGGGIHTRGQIGVTNSTISGNFSRRNGGGLYSRSGNITVTDSTVSDNQSNRHGGGVWARNRNITITNSTISGNSSRLSAAGTYSSTLIVTDSLVSGNTSGDLGGGLYTTGSATITNSTISGNSSSNKGGGIYFRKNLDITNSTLSGNSSNRGGGIYSRGGGTVNITNSTISGNSSTNRGGGIFARGSGGGTINIRNSTIAHNTADNNGGGIFRNGGGFDITNTIIANNTAANSGNDLSGTFTSIQDSLIGDPIGATITTDLNNLKNVDPQLLPLGDYGGDTQTHAFYLGSPVHNAGNDALAAALVTDQRGANRFNGTVDIGAFESQGYSLTTVTGHGQVALVNKTFDTALSAQITENFVHTAIPVENVPIIFNANHGNTGASGSPGGSVLTDADGLATAANMFTANAIAGDFTVTASSPNLSSAIFNLTNLPIPESPNSPESPSEPNVPDVQNIWPDPVERTEEITDNFIGADCQTIPAVEVTDEAEKLDEQLDEEIKKDQDDALGKLEQDCSLSLR; this comes from the coding sequence ATGACAATTCAAGATTCGAAGCAGCCACTGGTACTCTTCCTCCTCACAGGACTAGTGCTTGGGCTGCCACAACAAGTTCTTAGCCAATCCATCACCTCGGCTCCTGATGGCACAGGGACAGTCATTAACCATAACGGTGATACCTATCAGATTAATGGCGGGACAAGAGCTGGCCTCAACCTTTTCCATAGCTTCCAAGACTTTGGTCTCGAACCCAGCGAGGTTGCTAACTTTTTAAGTGATGATTCCATCGATAATATTCTCGGTCGGGTTACTGGCGGCGATCCGAGTATTGTCCAAGGTCTGCTGCAAGTATCCGGTGGCAACTCCAATCTATTTTTGACGAATCCTGCGGGATGGATTTTTACCGATGACGCAGGTGTAGATGTCTCAGGCAGTTTTGGTGTAACCACAGCCAACAGAATTGGTTTCAGTAATGGCTTTTTCAATAGCGCTGGTGATAATGATTACGCTGCTTTGAGTGGAAACCCAACCAGTCTGATTTTTGATAGCACTCAACCCGGCGCTATTTTTAACGGGGCTAATTTAGAGATCGACAATGGTAGTCTTTGGATGGTCGGTGGCTCTGTCATCAGTACCGGAAGTCTTACTGCTCCCAATGGCACCATTACCCTTGCTGCCGTGCCAGGGGAAAGTCAGGTTCAACTCAGCCATGACAGTATGGTTTTAAGCCTACTCCTTGATGCCGTTCCCTCTGATACGCTGCCAACAGATGCAGCTAATGGTATCCGTCCGGTGGATTTGCCAAGTTATCTCAATAGCACTGATAGTTTGGGTAATGCGTCAGAGCTTGAAGTAGATGCGGATGGTAATTTGTGGCTCGTTGGCTCCCAAATGCGTATCGAAGAGGGTGATGTCATTATTGACGATCGCCTCACCGCTCAAACTATCAATCTCCTCGCCGCAGAACAAGTCTTATCTACTGAACCAAACTTAGTCACAGGCGATGTCACCGTAGTTCGTTACTCCGGAGCTTCTGACCCCTTAACCTTTACAGCAATCGATACCACCGTTGAAGATTATCAGACATTTCTTTTTGGGGGCGATCGCGGAACAATTTCCTTCACCGTCAACCCCGATGAAAATGGCATCACAAAAATTGGCGATCGCCTGTCCAACCTAGAAGGAACAGGAACCCAAGCAGATGCCATACAAATCATTTCAGAAGGAGATGTTGGTAATTTTTGGTTAGGTAATACCTTTATTTCCGAAGACACAATCGAACAATATGAAGCGGAATTCGCAGGTTGGCAACCACATCTCACAACTACAGCTGATCTCCTGATTTATGCTTGTCTGACAGCCTTTGGTGAAGTAGGCGATCGCCTACTTCAGTACCTTGCAGATACCACAGGAACAGATGTTGCAGCCTCAACAGATTTAACAGGAAGCACAGCCCTAGGCGGAGATTGGATTTTAGAAAAAAGTGTCGGGGCGATCGGCACATCACCGCAATTTACAACAGGTACTTTAGCCAACTATCTCGGCAAATTAGCCATCTTTACAGTCACAGATGGTGCAGATACGGGAGCTGGTTCCCTGAGACAGGCGATTAGTGATGCCAATGGAGCTGCTGGAGCCGATGAAATTCGTTTTAGCAATGTGCCATTAGTCGATCTAACCTCTGGAGAATTGACCATTACCGATGAATTAACCCTGACAGGAGGAAACAGTAATGTCACAGTTCAGCGTAATGCAGGAGCTGGTGACTTCCGTATTTTTAATGTAACGGGTGGTGTAACGACAACCTTTGACAACCTAACGATTACCAATGGAGAAACAACAGGGAATGGTGGTGGCATCAATTCCAATGGCGAAGTCAACCTGACCAATACGACTGTTTCTGGAAATACCAGTAGCGACAGAGGAGGAGGGCTTTATAACACCACTCACGCAGTCAATATTATCGATAGCACTATTTCTGGCAATACCAGTTCTGATAATGGCGGAGGAATCTATAATCGCTCAGGCAATATTACAGTGACTGACAGTGTCATATCCGGTAACTCCAGTAACCGATATGGTGGTGGCATTCATACGAGGGGCCAAATTGGCGTTACGAATAGCACTATTTCTGGTAATTTTAGTCGCCGCAATGGAGGAGGACTATATAGCCGCTCAGGCAACATCACAGTAACCGACAGCACCGTATCAGATAATCAAAGTAACAGGCATGGTGGTGGTGTTTGGGCTAGAAATAGAAATATCACCATAACGAATAGCACTATATCGGGGAATTCTAGTCGACTGTCAGCGGCAGGGACTTATTCCAGTACTTTAATCGTTACAGATAGTCTCGTTTCTGGAAATACCAGTGGTGATCTCGGAGGAGGACTCTACACCACGGGAAGTGCAACCATTACGAACAGCACCATATCAGGCAACTCTAGTTCAAATAAAGGCGGCGGCATTTACTTTAGAAAGAACCTAGATATCACCAACAGTACCCTATCCGGCAATTCCAGCAATCGAGGTGGTGGTATTTATTCTAGAGGCGGCGGAACAGTCAATATCACGAATAGTACGATATCTGGAAACTCCAGTACTAACCGAGGTGGTGGTATTTTTGCCCGAGGTAGCGGTGGTGGAACAATCAACATTCGTAATAGCACGATCGCCCACAACACAGCTGACAACAATGGAGGCGGCATCTTCAGAAATGGAGGTGGATTTGATATTACTAATACGATCATTGCAAATAACACTGCGGCTAATAGCGGCAATGATTTATCTGGAACTTTTACGAGTATCCAAGACAGCTTAATTGGCGATCCTATCGGTGCAACGATCACAACGGATCTCAATAACCTGAAAAATGTTGATCCACAACTACTTCCTTTAGGTGACTATGGTGGCGACACACAAACCCATGCTTTCTATCTTGGCAGTCCAGTTCATAATGCAGGAAATGATGCCTTAGCTGCGGCTTTAGTCACAGACCAACGGGGAGCAAATCGTTTCAATGGCACTGTTGATATCGGAGCATTTGAATCCCAAGGCTATAGTCTGACCACTGTGACAGGACATGGCCAAGTCGCCCTAGTCAATAAGACTTTTGACACTGCCTTATCCGCCCAAATCACAGAAAACTTCGTCCATACTGCAATTCCAGTTGAGAATGTACCTATCATTTTTAATGCAAATCATGGGAATACTGGAGCATCAGGCAGTCCGGGCGGTAGTGTTTTGACAGATGCGGATGGTCTTGCGACAGCGGCTAATATGTTCACAGCTAATGCGATCGCAGGTGATTTTACAGTTACAGCCAGTAGCCCTAATTTAAGTTCTGCAATATTCAACTTAACCAATCTCCCTATACCTGAGTCTCCAAATTCCCCTGAATCTCCGAGTGAACCAAACGTACCTGATGTGCAAAATATTTGGCCTGATCCTGTCGAAAGAACAGAAGAGATCACTGATAATTTCATCGGAGCTGACTGCCAAACTATCCCTGCCGTCGAGGTTACAGATGAAGCAGAAAAACTCGATGAACAACTCGATGAAGAAATCAAAAAAGATCAGGATGATGCTTTGGGTAAACTTGAGCAAGATTGTAGCTTGAGCCTACGCTAG
- a CDS encoding ShlB/FhaC/HecB family hemolysin secretion/activation protein, with protein sequence MQLKTIAFTAAILYGSFTPFVAIAQTEPNPNQDRFLQSPENEVPELLEEEDAPSLIPDDSATENNNLSENQTPITVSEIKVVGSTVFTDADFAVITDPILGDSTIGALNQAVEQITQLYIGNGYLTSNAILPTQQLNDGVVTIEVIEGTLESITVNGLNNLNESYVTSRVGLGVDTPLNINDLEEQLRLLQIDQNLTDLDVNLQSGSGIGESTLQLDVEERKSFFGNVFVDNYSPVSIGDVRGGINLGYRNLIGVGDVLNVGYTQTFEDGLDLWEFGYRIPLNAMDGTLAFSASIDRNEIVAEPFNSLNIRGESETYRLSFRQPLKRTIREEFALSLGFNYRDGQTFVFDNVGQAFSAGADADGSTRTSVFRFGQDYTRRDTKGTWSLRSQFSLGTGLFNATSNSDPIPDGQFLSWLGQVVRVHRLNDRHTLIVRGDLQLSGDNLLSSEGFSLGGAQTLRGYRQGARNADNGWRFSIEDRITLAQNEDTGQLIQIAPFFDYGVVWNNADNTSQIANEHTLAGLGTAFIIKPVQDLTLRLDFAIPLVDTGDRQNNIQDDGMYFSLDYAF encoded by the coding sequence ATGCAACTTAAGACTATTGCCTTCACAGCTGCTATTTTGTACGGCTCCTTTACTCCCTTTGTGGCGATCGCCCAAACTGAACCCAATCCAAACCAAGATCGTTTTTTACAATCTCCTGAAAATGAAGTGCCGGAGTTGCTGGAGGAGGAAGACGCTCCTTCATTAATTCCAGATGATAGTGCTACGGAAAATAACAATCTTTCAGAAAATCAGACTCCCATTACTGTGTCTGAAATTAAGGTGGTAGGAAGTACCGTTTTTACTGATGCAGATTTCGCCGTCATTACAGATCCAATCCTTGGCGACAGCACCATTGGTGCTCTAAATCAGGCTGTAGAGCAAATCACTCAGCTCTACATCGGCAATGGCTATTTAACTTCTAATGCTATTTTGCCAACTCAACAACTTAATGACGGTGTGGTGACCATCGAAGTTATTGAGGGAACTTTAGAGAGCATCACGGTCAATGGACTCAATAATCTTAATGAATCCTATGTGACTTCTCGGGTAGGTCTTGGGGTTGATACGCCTCTCAATATCAATGATCTAGAAGAACAACTCCGTCTCCTACAGATTGATCAAAACCTTACAGATCTCGATGTAAACCTACAAAGCGGTAGTGGCATTGGCGAGAGTACATTACAGCTGGATGTGGAGGAACGAAAGTCTTTCTTTGGGAATGTTTTTGTTGATAACTATTCCCCTGTCAGTATTGGTGATGTGCGGGGTGGTATTAATCTCGGCTATCGCAACTTAATTGGAGTGGGGGATGTCTTGAACGTGGGCTATACCCAAACCTTTGAGGATGGCTTAGATTTGTGGGAGTTTGGTTATCGGATTCCGCTGAATGCGATGGATGGCACATTGGCTTTCAGTGCATCGATTGATCGCAACGAAATTGTGGCAGAACCCTTTAATTCATTAAATATCCGTGGGGAATCAGAAACCTATCGTCTGAGTTTTCGGCAACCGTTGAAACGTACTATACGAGAAGAGTTTGCCCTATCGTTAGGGTTTAACTACCGGGATGGTCAAACTTTTGTTTTTGATAATGTGGGCCAAGCTTTTAGTGCTGGTGCAGATGCTGACGGTAGTACAAGGACTTCTGTATTTCGCTTTGGTCAGGACTACACAAGGCGGGATACGAAAGGCACCTGGAGTTTGCGATCGCAGTTTAGTTTGGGTACAGGACTATTTAATGCCACCAGTAACAGTGACCCGATTCCAGATGGGCAATTTTTGTCATGGTTAGGCCAAGTGGTGCGGGTACATCGTCTAAATGATAGGCATACTTTGATTGTGCGCGGCGATTTACAGTTGTCGGGTGATAATTTGCTGTCGTCCGAGGGCTTTAGTTTAGGGGGGGCTCAAACTCTCCGAGGCTATCGACAGGGAGCTCGCAATGCCGATAATGGTTGGCGCTTTTCCATCGAGGATCGTATTACTTTGGCGCAAAATGAAGATACAGGCCAATTAATACAGATTGCCCCTTTCTTTGACTATGGTGTTGTCTGGAATAACGCGGATAATACGAGCCAGATTGCCAATGAACATACCCTTGCGGGTTTGGGGACGGCATTCATTATTAAGCCAGTGCAGGATCTCACCCTACGTCTAGATTTTGCAATTCCTTTAGTGGATACGGGCGATCGCCAAAACAACATCCAAGATGACGGCATGTACTTTAGCCTTGATTATGCTTTCTAG